The sequence CGTTTTATTGCAGAAATAGAAGGAATATTTGACAGGAAAATTTTAGAGGAAGCTAATAATATTAGCTTTATTTGTACTTCGCTTTCAATTGGAAGTGATAGACAACTTGGAAAAGTATTATTAGAAACATATATATATACTTTATCAGAATTAGAATTTTTACCTAAAAATATTATTCTATTTAATGAAGCAGTTCTTTTGACTTTACCTATTTCAGATTGTTGTCTTTATCTAAAAAGACTACAAGATAGAGGAGTAGAAATTTTAGTTTGTGATACTTCTGCTAGTTACTATGATATAGTAAAAAAAATGCAGGTTGGAAAATTAATTGGAATGAAGAGTATAATTGAAAAACAATTAGGAGCAACAAAATTAATTCACATAAGTTAGAGAAAGAAGGGGAAGAAAATGGAATGGAATGGACGTGTTGATGGTTATGATGAAGATATACTGAGAATACATCAAGTCATACAAGTTAAAAATTTAGATGAATTAATGGAAAATGATTATACAGGAAAAAAAGTATGTTTTGTTAGCTATAATTCTAATGAAGGAATAAGAAGAAATAATGGAAGATTAGGAGCTGCCGATGGTTGGAAACATTTAAAGACAGCATTATCTAATTTTCCAATATTTGATACAGATATAAAATTTTATGATTTAAAAGACCCAGTTGATGTAAAAGCAGGAAAACTAGAAGAAGCTCAACAAGAATTAGCAGAAGTAGTTGCTAAGTTAAAATCAAAAGACTATTTTGTTGTATGTATGGGAGGAGGGCATGATATTGCTTATGGTACATATAATGGAATTTTATCTTATGCAAAAACTCAAACAAAAGATCCTAAAGTTGGGATAATAAGTTTTGATGCTCACTTTGACATGAGAGAATATAATAAAGGTGCAAACTCTGGAACAATGTTTTATCAAATAGCTGATGACTGTAAAAGAGAAGGCATAAAATTTGACTATAATGTTATAGGTATACAAAGATTTTCAAACACAAAAAGACTATTTGATAGAGCTAAAAGTTTTGGAGTAACATATTATTTAGCAGAAGATATTTTAAAATTGAGTGATTTAAATATAAAGCCAATCTTGGAAAGAAATGATTATATACATTTAACTATTTGTACAGATGTATTTCATATAACTTGTGCACCTGGAGTAAGTGCCCCACAAACATTTGGTATTTGGCCAAATCAAGCAATAGGACTTTTGAATACTATTGCTAAAACTAAAAAAAACTTAACATTGGAAGTTGCTGAAATCAGTCCAAGATATGACTATGATGATAGAACTTCAAGACTTATTGCAAATTTAATTTATCAAGTAATATTAAAACATTTTGATTGTGAAATAAATTAGAAAAATTTTTAAAAGAATATAGTAGAAGCTATTGTAAAAATTTAATTTACAATAGTTTTTTTTATTTAAAAATATTTCTTGCAAATTTTCAATATACTGATATAATATAACATATGTTATTTTATTGAAAGGAGGAATTGTATGATTTCAAGAATTAAGAAAAATTTTGCTGAATTAATGGAAAGTTTAACTATTAAAAAAGATGAAATTTTAAAACAAAATAAAATTATAAATCTTGAAAGTCTACTTTCCTTTTATGAAGAAAATAAAAAAATATTTTTAGAAAAAAAAGAAGTCTTATTAACTACTATAAATGAATATATCCCTTCAATTAATTTAAAAATTGATGTAGATTTATCATTTATTGAAAAATTAGATATAACTTGTATCAATGAATTAATAGAAAAAGTTGGAAAATTCTATGAAGACAATTGTATAGAACCAGTAGAAAATGATATTAGAGAAAAAGCTGTTGAAAAATTTAAAAAAATAATAAAGTTTTCAAAAATTTTATATATAAATTTTATTGATACAATCTCAAATTATAGTTTAAATTATTTTAGTAAAAAAACTGAGAGAGCTCCTCCTATTAAATTTCTTTTTGATTAGAAATTTAGTTACTAAGTAAGTAGAATTTAAGGAGGAAAAGATGAAAGAACTAAAAGGAATAAAAATAGGAAAATATTATATAGAAAAACCAATAGTACAAGGTGGAATGGGTGTAGGAGTTAGTTGGGATCAATTAGCTGGAACTGTTTCAAAAAATGGTGGATTAGGAACAATAAGTGGAATTTGTACAGGATATTACGATAACTTAAAATATTGTAAAAAAGTTGTAAATGGTAGACCAATAGGTGCAGACGCATTAAATTCAAGAGAAGCTATGATAGAACTTTTTAAGAATGCTAGGAAAATTTGTGGAGATAAACCATTGGCTTGTAACATTTTACATGCACTTAATGATTACTCAAAAATTGTAGAATATGCCTTAGAAGCAGGGGCAAATATAATAGTTACAGGAGCAGGACTTCCTTTAGAATTACCTAAACTTGTAGAAAGTTATCCAGATGTTGCAATAGTTCCAATAGTTTCATCAGGAAGAGCTTTGAAAATAATTTGTAAAAAATGGCAAGCTGCAGGAAGATTACCTGATGCAGTTATAGTTGAAGGACCAAAAAGTGGTGGGCATCAAGGAGTAAAAGCTGATGATTTATTCATACCTGAACACCAATTAGAAAGTATAGTTCCAGAAGTAAAAGAAGAAAGAGATAAATGGGGAGATTTTCCAATAATTGCAGCAGGTGGAATTTGGGATAATGATGATATCCAAAAAATTATGGCACTTGGAGCGGATGCAGTACAATTAGGAACAAGATTTATTGGTACTTATGAATGTGATGCCAGTGAAGAGTTTAAAAATATTTTAATCAATGCTAAAAAAGAAGATATTGTTATAGTAAAATCTCCTGTTGGTTATCCAGGAAGAGCAGTAAAAACAAATCTTATAAAAAATTTAACTCATGATACCCCTACTATAAAATGTTATAGTAATTGTGTTACTCCTTGTAATTTAGGAGAAGAAGCAAGAAAAGTTGGTTTCTGTATAGCAAACTGTTTAAGTGATTCATACAATGGAAAAGTTGACACAGGACTATTTTTCTCAGGAGAAAATGGTTATAGAATAGAAAAATTAGTAAGTGTTGAGGATTTAATTAATGAGCTTATGACTTCAACTAAAAACACTATTTTAGCAAAAGTAAATTCAGAAAATATAATTGAAAATACTGTAAATTTTTAAAATTGACTGTCAATAAATATCCATATATTAAAAGGTAAGATGAATAGAAATTAATATTTGTCTTATCTTTTTTGTTGATTTTAGTAGACTTTTTATATAAAAATGATATAATACCTTAATAATTAATAAAATTTAAAGGAGAGTTCTTATGAGAAAATTATTATTAGTTATACTATTCTTGATATCATCTTTATCAGCATTAGCTGTAAGATATGTTGTGGATACAAAAGATGGCTATGCAAATCTTAGAGAAGAAGCTAATTCAAAGTCTAAGGTTATAAAAAAATTAAAAAATAATCATGAAATGGTTTTTTGGCATGAAAAAGGAGAATGGTTTTGTGTTGGAGCTGAACCTGATGACAAGTATTCAGATATGACTGATGGTTATATCCACAGAAGTCAAATAAAACTACATCCAAAAACTTATACTATATCATCAAAAGATGGTTATGCTAATGTAAGAAATGAAGCAGCAGCAAACTCACATTCAATAGCAGAATTAAAAAATGGAACACTTGTTACAAAGTTTGAAGAAAAAGGAGAATGGTGGGGTATTGAATTTGATAGTGAAGATGGAACACCATTTGATTATGGATATGTACATAAAAGTCAATTAAAAAAATATGTAGAAAAAATGTAATTTTATTAAAAAGCTTAAAGGAGAATTTTATATGAAAAAATTATTAATATTAGTGTTAACATTATTTTCATTAGAAGGGTTTTCAGCAAATTATGAGGTAGTAAAAAATCCAAGTGTAAAAATATCAAAACAAGATATACAAAAAAATAATAAATCTATTGAAGAAGCTATTAAAGAAGAGTATGCTTGGAATAATGAATCAGATTTGCTAGTAAGTAGAAGAAATGAAGCAATAGATGAATATAAAAACTTTGAGAAAACTAGTTATTTTTTAGAAAAACCATATTTTGAGGCAATAAATGAAGTTGGGACTATGTTTGAAAAAAATACTATAACAGAGATAAAGTATAATAGTCCAACAGAAGTTGAAGTTTATATAACTGAAAATGGAAAATTTTTAGAAGATATTGCTAAGAATTGTAAAGTTGAAGTAGATAAAAAATTTAAATCAAAAATGGGATATCTTCCAGAAGATTTTAGAGAAAATGTTAAAAATAAAGAAGAAGTTAGAAAAGTATATGAAGAATATAGAGATTTAATGAAAAAAGAACTTTTATCAAAGAGAAAAGAAATAGAAAGTGCAGAAGAAGGAAGTTTAGAAGTTTTTTACACTGTGGAAAAGAAAAACAATAAGTGGACAGTTATTGAAAGACATGCTAGAGTAAATTAAAAAGGACTATTTATAGTCCTTTTTGTTTATAATTTTTAAGAAAGCAATTATAAATATACTTGCTGTAAAAAACCAAGTCATAGGGTAAACATAGGCAACTGATTTAAAATCAAAATTAAATTTTGAAATTAAATAAAGCAATGATATTCTAACTCCACAAAGACAAATAGTAGTAATATACATTGATACTATTGAATATCCCATTCCTCTTAAAGAACTACCTAAAACTTCTAATATAGAATATAACCAGTAGAAAGGGAAAGTTGTTAAAGCTATCTGACTTCCTAGATAGATAATTTCCTCATTTTTTATAAAAATTCTCATAAAAGTATGTGAGAAAGTTAATATTATTGTTGCAATAACTATACTTAACCCTCCTGATAAAAATATAGCAACTAGAGCACCTTTTTTTACTCTTTTATAATTATTAGCTCCTACATTTTGTCCAGAAAAAGTCATACTAGCTTGTCCTATTGCAACTATTGGCATCCAAATAAAGTTTTCTAATTTAAAATATGTTGCATAAGCAGCAACAGCATCTCCACCATAGCCATTTATATAATATTGAACAATTATATTTGAAAATGTTATAAGCATTGACTGTATTCCAGCAGGTAAACCAAAGTATAAAATTTGTTTTAATAAAGAAAAATTTATTTTTAACTCAGAGCTTTTAAATTTAATTGCAGTTTTGTTTTTAAATAGATATGTTAAAACAATGACAGCAGTCAATGTTTGAGATAAAGTTGTGGCAATAGCAACACCTGAAACTCCCATTTTAAATACTACTATAAAAATATAATTTGCAAGTACATTTGTAAGTCCACCTATAATAAGTATATAGAATGGTGTTTTTGAATTTCCAGTTGAACGAATAATTCCTGAACCAATATTATATAAAATCATTGGCAACATACTTAAAAAATAAATTTTTAAATATATAACAGACTCATACATTATTTCTTTTGGAGTATTCATTAAAGTTAATAAAAACTCAGCAGAAAAGAAACCAACAAGGGTTAAAATAATACCTCCAATAATCCCAAAAGTAATTGCAGTATGAGAAACTTTGGAAGCTGTTTCTAAGTTCTTAGAACCAATTTTTTGAGAAACAGCAACTCCAACTCCTATTGAAACTCCTGTAAAAAGTCCAATAATACAAGTAAATAATAAACTACTTGCACCGACAGCTCCTGTCGCCTCTTTGCCTACAAAATTCCCAACAAATATCATATCAGCTGTATTATATAATTGTTGAATTAAACTTGCTCCGAGAAGTGGCAAAGAAAAAGAAAGGATTATAGTCCAAATTTTTCCTTTTGTCATATCATAAATTTTTTTCATATTTTTAACTATCACCTTTATTAACTTATTTTAGTAAACAATGTTATCATTTTATCATGTTGTATAGCTAAATACAATAAACTTTATTTAGCTAAACTTAATGTTTAATAATGGTTTTACAAAATCATAATAAAAGTTCTCACAGCTGTTACTAGATTTGAATTGATACCTTCAATTCCAACCTTTGCTAAAATTGAAGTTAATGTTGCAAAATTTCTCCTTATTATTTTCTTATTTTAATATATCTTATAAGTTATTGTAATTAATGTCAATTTACAATAACTTTTTATTTTCAAATTACTTTTACTATCAATTATTTATATAATAAAAAACTTATATATTAAAATAATTATATTGACAAAAGATAAAAATGGATATATTATAGCAGATAAGAATAGTATAAAATAAAATGGAGGAGAATATGAAAAAAATATTTAAATTATTAACTGTTATGATGATTTCTTTATTTATTGTTGCTTGTGGAGAAAAAAAAGAAGAAGTTGGAACTTCTAATGAAATACAAAAAATAAAAGTGACAACAACTTTGAATTATTATCAAAATTTAATAGAAGAAATTGGTGGAGATAAAGTTGAAGTTATAGGACTTATGAAAGAAGGAGAAGACCCTCATCTATATGTAGCAACAGCAGGAGATGTAGAAAAATTACAAAATGCTGATTTAGTTGTTTATGGAGGATTACATCTTGAAGGAAAAATGACAGATATATTTGCAAACTTATCTAATAAATATATTTTAAACTTAGGAGATCAATTAGATAAATCACTTTTACATAAAGAAGATGAAAATACTTATGACCCACATGTTTGGTTTAATACAAAATTCTGGGCTATACAAGCTAAATCTGTTGCTGATAAATTGAGTGAAATATTACCTGAAAATAAAGATTATTTTGAAAATAATTTACAAGTTTATTTAAAGTCTTTAGATGAAGCAACTGAATATATACAAGCTAAAATAAATGAAATTCCAGAAGAATCAAGATATTTAATCACAGCACATGACGCATTTGCATACTTTGCTGAACAATTTGGTTTACAAGTAAAAGCTATACAAGGTGTTTCAACTGATTCTGAAATTGGAACTAAACAAATTGAAGATTTAGCTAATTTTATAGTTGAACACAATATAAAAGCTATTTTTGTTGAATCTTCTGTAAATCATAAAAGTATAGAAGCCTTACAAGAAGCTGTAAAAGCAAAAGGTGGAAATGTAGAAATAGGTGGGGAACTTTATTCAGATTCTATGGGAGACAAAGAAAATAATACAGAAACATATATAAAAACAATAAAAGCAAATGCTGATACTATATCAAATGCTTTAAAATAGAAAATAGAAATAGGTGAAATAAAATGAATGCTATTGAAATTAGAAATTTAACAGTTGCTTATGGAGAAAATATAGCATTGGAGAATCTTAATTTAGATGTTGAAGTTGGGAGTTTGATGGCACTTGTAGGACCAAATGGTGCAGGAAAATCAACTCTTATTAAAACAATATTAAAATTTTTAAAACAAATAACTGGTGAAATAAAAATAAATGGGAAAACTTTAGCTTATGTTCCACAAAGAAATAGTGTTGATTGGGATTTTCCCACAACACTGTTTGATGTAGTTGAAATGGGTTGTTATGGCAGAGTTGGACTTTTTAAAAGAGTTAATAAAGAAGAAAAACAAAAAGTTTTAAAAGCAATAGAACAAGTTGGTATGCTAGACTTTAAAGATAGACAAATATCAGAGCTTTCAGGTGGACAACAACAAAGAACTTTTATTGCAAGAGCTTTAGTACAGGAAGCAGATATTTATCTTATGGATGAGCCTTTTCAAGGTGTTGATTCAACAACAGAAAAATCAATAGTAAATATATTAAAAAAATTAAAATCAGAGGGAAAAACTTTAATTATAGTACACCATGATTTACAAACTGTACCAACTTATTTTGAGTCTGTTACTTTTATAAATAAAACAGTTATTGCTAGTGGAAAAGTAAAGGAAATTTATACACAAGAAAATATAGACAAAACATATAGAAAATAATTTGTTACTAGCTAGATTTCTTAAAATCTGGAATATAATTCACTTATTTTCTATAATTATATAAATTTAGGAAGATTAGAGGAATTTATGGCAGAAATATTGAAGCTTTTTTTTAATAGTTATACTTTTAAAGTTGTTACACTCGGTTGTATTCTTTTAGGAGTTGTTAGCGCTATCATTGGGACTTTTGCAGTCTTAAAAAAGGAAAGTTTATTAGGGGATGGTGTATCCCATGCTTCACTTGCAGGAATATGCCTTGCTTTTTTAATTACTGGAAAAAAAGAATTATATATTTTACTTTTAGGAGCTCTGATAATAGGACTTATATGTATTTTTCTAATTCACTACACACAATTAAAATCAAAAGTAAAATTCGATAGTGCTATTGCCTTGATGTTATCAACATTTTTTGGACTTGGATTGGTGCTATTGACATATTTAAAAAAAATACCTGGTGCCAAAAAAGCTGGATTGAATAGATTTATTTTTGGACAGGCTTCTACATTAGTAGTAAAAGATATTTATTTGATAATAGTTGTTGGACTGATTTTAATATTTTTAGTGTTATTATTTTGGAAAGAAATAAAAATAAGTATATTTCAAGCAGATTATGCAAAAACACTTGGAATAAACAGTAGTAAAATAAATTTTTTAGTTTCTACTATGATAGTTATAAATGTTATTATTGGAATACAAATAGCAGGAGTAATTTTAATGACTGCAATGTTAGTTATACCACCTGTTGCTGCAAAGCAATGGAGTAAAAAACTGTCAGTTGTTACTCTTTTATCAGCAATAATTGGAGGTATTTCAGGAGCTATGGGTAGTATTATTTCCACATTTGATGTAGCTTTACCAACAGGACCATTAATAATATTAGTATCTGGAATTTTTGCTTTAATTAGTTTTTTATTTTCAAAAAAAGGTATAATTGCTAGAAATTATAGAATTTATATAAGAAATAAAAAATTGAAATTAGAAGAAAATAAAGGTGATAAAGAATGAGTGCAGGATTAACAATACAATTAATTGCAATTTTAATATCAGTGGCTTGTTCATTATTAGGAGTATTTTTAGTTTTAAGATCTATGAGTATGCTTACAGATGCAATTAGCCACACAGTTTTGCTAGGAATTGTACTTTCATTTTTTATTATTCATAAATTAGATTCTCCTTTACTTATTGTAGGAGCGACTTTAACAGGGCTTTTAACTGTTTATTTGGTTGAACTCATAACTGATACTAATTTAGTAAAAGAAGATGCTGCAATAGGAATAGTTTTATCAATTTTATTTAGTATTGCTGTTGTTCTTATCTCTAAATACACAGCAAATATACATTTGGATATAGATGCAGTTTTATTAGGAGAGATAGCTTTTGCACCTTTTCATACAAAAGAAATATTTGGTTTTAAAATTGCTAATGGAATTGTGAATGGAGTTTCAATTTTAATTCTTAATTTATTAGTGATTACTATATTTTTTAAAGAAATAAAAATATCAATTTTTGACAGGGCATTAGCATTGACATTGGGTTTATTTCCAGAAGTATTTCATTACTTGTTAATGAGTTTAGTATCTGTAACAGCAGTAGTTTCTTTTGATGTTGTGGGAGCAACATTGATGATTTCTTTTATGATAGGACCAGCTACCATAGCTTATATGATTTCTAAGAGTTTAAGAATGATGTTAATTTATAGTGCTTTAATTGGGGCAATATCATCAATATTAGGTTATCATTTAGCAGTACTTTTAGATGTTTCAATTTCTGGTAGTATAGCAGTTGTAATTGGAATAGTATTCTTTATAGTACTATTTGGAAAGAGAGTAAAAAAAATAATATAGAATAATTTCTTATAAACAAAGTTGGGCTACATTTCAAATTTTAAAGAGATGTAGTCCTTTTTTTGTAATTACATTAATTTTTTTACATTAATATTAAAAACTTCTAAAAAAAATATTTTTTTAGTATTAATACTAAAAACTTTTAAAAAATAAATTTTTATGTTATACTTTCTTTAGAGGTGATAATATGTTAAAAAAAGAAAGTGAACTAAAAAATCGTAGTCACTATTTAGAAAAACTTATTGAATTTAAAGATACTGATTTTGTAAAAATTATTACAGGCATTCGCCGTTGTGGAAAATCAAGTCTAATGAAATTAATGATAAAACACCTTTTAGAAAATGGAGTTGAAAAAGAACAGATTATACAAATAAATTTTGAGTCAATAGAATTTAAAAAAATGACTGTTGAAAACTTATATAATTATGTAAAAAGTAACTTACCAAAAGACAAAAAAGCTTATTTGTTTTTTGATGAAATTCAAAAAATTCTTGAATGGCAAGATGCTATAAACTCATTTAGAGTTGATTTTGAATGTGATATCTATATAACAGGTTCTAATGCTTTTTTGTTATCAAGTGAATATGCAACTTATTTAGCAGGAAGAAGTGTTGAGATTAAAGTTTTTCCTTTATCTTTTATTGAATTTGTTGATTTTCATGGATATAAGATTATTGAAAAGAAAAATTTAATAGGTGGTATAAGTAGAAAAGTTGAAAATGAAGATGGAGAAACTTATGAAATAAAAGAACTTTTTGAAGCATACATGACTTTTGGAGGAATGCCAAGTCTTACAGAAGTTCCTTTAGAGCTAGATAAGGCTTTAACTATTCTTGATGGGATTTATTCAAGTGTTGTGATAAGAGATATCTTAGAGCGTGAAAAACAAAGAGGTAGAAGACAAGTAACAGATTCAAGTTTACTTAGAAAAATTATAATGTTTTTAGCAGATAACATTGGAAATAATACCTCTATTAATTCTATTTCTAATATTTTACTAAATGAAAAATTAATAGAAACTAAACCTGCTGTTCAGACAGTACAGTCTTATGTTTCTACTCTTCTTGAGGCATACATATTTTATGAAATAAAAAGATTTGATATTAAAGGAAAAGAATATTTAAAAACACTAGGAAAATATTATATTATAGATATTGGTTTAAGAAATTATTTACTAGGATTTAGAAACAGAGACATAGGAGATATTATTGAAAATATTGTGTATTTTGAACTATTACGTCGTGGATATGATGTGGCAATAGGAAAAATAGGAGAAAATGAAATAGATTTTATAGCTACAAATATAAATACTAAAATTTACATACAAGTAACTGAAAATATGACTAATTCAACTATAAGAGAAAGAGAGCTAGCACCATTTTACAAAATTCAAGATAACTTTGAAAAAATAGTAATTACTAATGATGAAAGCTATCTAGGTATACAAGATGGAATTAAAATTATAAGATTAGTAGATTTTTTACTTGATGAAAATATATTATAGAATAACTTAGGAGGGATAAAAATGTCAATAGAAGCTGCTAGAAAACATTTAGAAAAATATGGTTTAGATAATAAAATAAGAGAATTTAAAGAATCAACAGCAACAGTTGAAAAAGCAGCAAAGGTTAATTCTTGTGAACCTGCTAGAATAGCAAAATCTTTGTCATTTATTATAAATGATATTCCAGCTATTATAGTTGTTGCAGGAGATGCAAAGATTAATAATCAAAAATTCAAAGCTAAATTTAAAACTAAGGCTAAGATGATAGCAGGCAATGATGTTGAAAATCTAATAGGTCATCCAGTTGGAGGAGTCTGTCCTTTTGGGATTAAAGATAATGTAAAGGTTTATTTAGATGAATCAATGAAAAGATTTGAAACTATGCTTCCAGCTTGTGGGACTGCAAATAGTGCCATTGAACTTACTCTTGAAGAACTTGAAAAAGCATCTAATTATATTGAATGGATAGATGTTTGTCAAATTTAAAATAAATTTTAAAGAGGTGTTAATATGCAAGAAAATCATAAATATAATATTTATATGTTTATTGCCACTATCTTTTTTGGAATGACCTATGTTTTAACAAAAATATGTTTAAAATATTCAACAGAATTTCATATAATAAGCTTTAGATTTTTAATAGCTTTTGTAGTATCATTAATTTTTTTACAGAAAAAAATATTTCCAGTAAAAAGAACAGAATTTCTTTACTCTCTTCTTTTGGGAGCATTATTGTTTTTAGTTTTTATAGCAATGACTATTGGAGTAAAATATACTACTGCAACTAATGCAAGTTTTTTAATAAGTTTATCAGTTATTTTTATTCCATTTTTTTCTTGGTTCTTTAATAAAGAAAAACCTAAGAAAAGGATTTTTGTTGTACTTATTATTGCACTTATAGGAATTATACTATTAACATTAGATAAAAATTTAGAATTTCATATTGGAGATATCCTTTGTCTAATTTGTGCTACTCTTTTTACATTTTATGTAATAATGACTGAGAAAATTGTAAAAAATAATAATCCAACAGCTTTAGGGGTATTACAATTTGGTTGGGTTTTTCTATTTTCTTTTTTAGTTCAATATCCAATAGAAAGTTTTGTGATTCCAAAAAATAAATTTTTCTGGCTATCTATGGTATTGTTAGGTATTTTTTGTACAGCTTTTGGATATATAGCTCAAACTATTGCACAAAAAAATTTATCTTCCACGGTGGTAGGATTTATTTTATCTTTAGAACCAGTTTTTTCAGGAATTTTTGGATATTTCTTTTTAAATGAATATTTGAGTTTTCAACAATATATAGGAGCTTTTTTGTTATTAATATCTGTTATTTATGTTTCTGTAAAAAATTAGTCTTTTCTATTTTAGAATTTATTTTTTACAATAAAAAACCACATAGATTTATTTTTCTATGTGGTAAATTATAATGATTTTTAAATGTTAAGAAATTTTTTACATCATTCCTGGCATCATTCCACCAGCACCCATAGGAGCCTTTTCTTCTTCCTTTTTATTTGCAATAACAACTTCTGTTGTTAGAAGTAGAGATGCAACAGAAGTAGAATTTTGTATAGCAGCTCTTGTAACTTTTGCTGGGTCAATAATTCCAGATTCTATCATATTAACATATTTTTCATTTTTAGCATCAAATCCAAAACCTTTTGGTGACATTCTTACTTTTTCTAAAACTACTCCACCGTTTAATCCACAGTTTTCAGCTATTTGTTTGATAGGTGC is a genomic window of Fusobacterium nucleatum containing:
- the hutG gene encoding formimidoylglutamase; its protein translation is MEWNGRVDGYDEDILRIHQVIQVKNLDELMENDYTGKKVCFVSYNSNEGIRRNNGRLGAADGWKHLKTALSNFPIFDTDIKFYDLKDPVDVKAGKLEEAQQELAEVVAKLKSKDYFVVCMGGGHDIAYGTYNGILSYAKTQTKDPKVGIISFDAHFDMREYNKGANSGTMFYQIADDCKREGIKFDYNVIGIQRFSNTKRLFDRAKSFGVTYYLAEDILKLSDLNIKPILERNDYIHLTICTDVFHITCAPGVSAPQTFGIWPNQAIGLLNTIAKTKKNLTLEVAEISPRYDYDDRTSRLIANLIYQVILKHFDCEIN
- a CDS encoding NAD(P)H-dependent flavin oxidoreductase, with the protein product MKELKGIKIGKYYIEKPIVQGGMGVGVSWDQLAGTVSKNGGLGTISGICTGYYDNLKYCKKVVNGRPIGADALNSREAMIELFKNARKICGDKPLACNILHALNDYSKIVEYALEAGANIIVTGAGLPLELPKLVESYPDVAIVPIVSSGRALKIICKKWQAAGRLPDAVIVEGPKSGGHQGVKADDLFIPEHQLESIVPEVKEERDKWGDFPIIAAGGIWDNDDIQKIMALGADAVQLGTRFIGTYECDASEEFKNILINAKKEDIVIVKSPVGYPGRAVKTNLIKNLTHDTPTIKCYSNCVTPCNLGEEARKVGFCIANCLSDSYNGKVDTGLFFSGENGYRIEKLVSVEDLINELMTSTKNTILAKVNSENIIENTVNF
- a CDS encoding SH3 domain-containing protein, whose product is MRKLLLVILFLISSLSALAVRYVVDTKDGYANLREEANSKSKVIKKLKNNHEMVFWHEKGEWFCVGAEPDDKYSDMTDGYIHRSQIKLHPKTYTISSKDGYANVRNEAAANSHSIAELKNGTLVTKFEEKGEWWGIEFDSEDGTPFDYGYVHKSQLKKYVEKM
- a CDS encoding MATE family efflux transporter — translated: MKKIYDMTKGKIWTIILSFSLPLLGASLIQQLYNTADMIFVGNFVGKEATGAVGASSLLFTCIIGLFTGVSIGVGVAVSQKIGSKNLETASKVSHTAITFGIIGGIILTLVGFFSAEFLLTLMNTPKEIMYESVIYLKIYFLSMLPMILYNIGSGIIRSTGNSKTPFYILIIGGLTNVLANYIFIVVFKMGVSGVAIATTLSQTLTAVIVLTYLFKNKTAIKFKSSELKINFSLLKQILYFGLPAGIQSMLITFSNIIVQYYINGYGGDAVAAYATYFKLENFIWMPIVAIGQASMTFSGQNVGANNYKRVKKGALVAIFLSGGLSIVIATIILTFSHTFMRIFIKNEEIIYLGSQIALTTFPFYWLYSILEVLGSSLRGMGYSIVSMYITTICLCGVRISLLYLISKFNFDFKSVAYVYPMTWFFTASIFIIAFLKIINKKDYK
- a CDS encoding metal ABC transporter solute-binding protein, Zn/Mn family, with product MKKIFKLLTVMMISLFIVACGEKKEEVGTSNEIQKIKVTTTLNYYQNLIEEIGGDKVEVIGLMKEGEDPHLYVATAGDVEKLQNADLVVYGGLHLEGKMTDIFANLSNKYILNLGDQLDKSLLHKEDENTYDPHVWFNTKFWAIQAKSVADKLSEILPENKDYFENNLQVYLKSLDEATEYIQAKINEIPEESRYLITAHDAFAYFAEQFGLQVKAIQGVSTDSEIGTKQIEDLANFIVEHNIKAIFVESSVNHKSIEALQEAVKAKGGNVEIGGELYSDSMGDKENNTETYIKTIKANADTISNALK
- a CDS encoding metal ABC transporter ATP-binding protein, whose amino-acid sequence is MNAIEIRNLTVAYGENIALENLNLDVEVGSLMALVGPNGAGKSTLIKTILKFLKQITGEIKINGKTLAYVPQRNSVDWDFPTTLFDVVEMGCYGRVGLFKRVNKEEKQKVLKAIEQVGMLDFKDRQISELSGGQQQRTFIARALVQEADIYLMDEPFQGVDSTTEKSIVNILKKLKSEGKTLIIVHHDLQTVPTYFESVTFINKTVIASGKVKEIYTQENIDKTYRK
- a CDS encoding metal ABC transporter permease; protein product: MAEILKLFFNSYTFKVVTLGCILLGVVSAIIGTFAVLKKESLLGDGVSHASLAGICLAFLITGKKELYILLLGALIIGLICIFLIHYTQLKSKVKFDSAIALMLSTFFGLGLVLLTYLKKIPGAKKAGLNRFIFGQASTLVVKDIYLIIVVGLILIFLVLLFWKEIKISIFQADYAKTLGINSSKINFLVSTMIVINVIIGIQIAGVILMTAMLVIPPVAAKQWSKKLSVVTLLSAIIGGISGAMGSIISTFDVALPTGPLIILVSGIFALISFLFSKKGIIARNYRIYIRNKKLKLEENKGDKE
- a CDS encoding metal ABC transporter permease, giving the protein MSAGLTIQLIAILISVACSLLGVFLVLRSMSMLTDAISHTVLLGIVLSFFIIHKLDSPLLIVGATLTGLLTVYLVELITDTNLVKEDAAIGIVLSILFSIAVVLISKYTANIHLDIDAVLLGEIAFAPFHTKEIFGFKIANGIVNGVSILILNLLVITIFFKEIKISIFDRALALTLGLFPEVFHYLLMSLVSVTAVVSFDVVGATLMISFMIGPATIAYMISKSLRMMLIYSALIGAISSILGYHLAVLLDVSISGSIAVVIGIVFFIVLFGKRVKKII